A single window of Malus sylvestris chromosome 5, drMalSylv7.2, whole genome shotgun sequence DNA harbors:
- the LOC126621509 gene encoding endoglucanase 9-like isoform X1, with the protein MAKRLPLTLFISVVVILGSSISSSVQIQAVGNPNYREALAKSILFFQGQRSGRLPAGAAQQITWRFNSGLSDGRLANVDLTGGYYDAGDNVKFNFPMAFTTTMLSWGALEYGKRIGLQLPEARAAIRWATDYLLKCARQTPGKLYVGVGDPNVDHKCWERPEDMDTLRTVYSVSPSNPGSDVAGETAAALAAASLVFRKVDPKYSKLLLNTAKNVMQFAIQYRGAYSDSLGSAVCPFYCSYSGYKDELLWGAAWLFRASNELYYYNFMKSLGASDSTDIFSWDNKFAGAYVLLSRRALLNNDKNFEPYKQQAEQFMCRILPNSPSSSTQYTQGGLIYKLPGSNLQYVTSITFLLTTYSKYMAVRKLTFNCGTLVVTPKTLRNLAKQQVDYILGVNPLKMSYMVGYGPYYPKRIHHRGSSLPSLASHPQTIGCDGGFQPFFYSLNPNPNILVGAVVGGPNQNDGFPDDRSDYNHSEPATYINGAIVGPLAYFAGSL; encoded by the exons ATGGCAAAGAGATTACCACTAACCCTCTTCATCTCTGTCGTTGTAATATTGGGCAGTAGTATTAGTAGTAGTGTCCAAATCCAAGCTGTAGGCAACCCTAATTACAGAGAGGCCCTGGCAAAGTCCATACTCTTCTTTCAGGGACAAAGGTCAGGGAGACTCCCCGCCGGTGCTGCCCAACAAATCACATGGAGGTTCAATTCTGGGCTTTCCGATGGTCGTCTGGCAAAT GTGGACTTAACTGGAGGATACTATGACGCTGGAGACAATGTCAAGTTCAACTTCCCAATGGCATTCACCACCACAATGCTGTCATGGGGAGCACTTGAATATGGCAAGCGCATTGGCCTCCAGTTACCAGAAGCCCGGGCAGCGATACGGTGGGCCACGGATTATCTTCTAAAGTGTGCTAGGCAAACGCCCGGTAAACTCTATGTTGGGGTCGGTGATCCAAATGTGGACCATAAATGTTGGGAGAGGCCAGAAGACATGGACACGCTTAGAACCGTGTACTCAGTCTCACCAAGCAACCCGGGCTCGGACGTTGCTGGAGAGACAGCCGCTGCATTAGCGGCTGCTTCTTTAGTTTTCCGGAAGGTTGATCCGAAATACTCAAAGTTGCTGTTGAACACGGCCAAGAATGTGATGCAGTTTGCAATTCAGTACCGAGGGGCATACAGTGATTCACTTGGATCTGCAGTCTGCCCATTTTATTGCTCATATTCTGGATATAAG GATGAGCTGCTGTGGGGAGCTGCATGGCTTTTTAGAGCAAGTAATGAACTTTATTATTACAATTTTATGAAATCCTTGGGAGCTAGTGATTCAACAGACATTTTCAGCTGGGACAACAAATTTGCTGGTGCTTATGTTTTATTATCAAGG AGGGCACTGTTGAACAACGACAAAAACTTTGAGCCATATAAACAACAAGCAGAGCAATTTATGTGCCGGATTTTGCCTAACTCACCCTCTTCAAGTACTCAATATACACAAG GAGGGCTCATATATAAGCTGCCTGGAAGTAACCTCCAATATGTGACCTCAATAACATTCTTGCTTACTACCTATTCCAAGTACATGGCTGTTAGAAAGCTCACATTCAACTGTGGTACCCTCGTTGTCACTCCGAAGACCTTAAGAAACCTTGCAAAACAACAG gTGGACTACATTTTAGGGGTAAACCCTCTGAAGATGTCCTACATGGTAGGGTATGGACCCTACTATCCCAAGAGAATTCACCACAGAGGATCCTCGTTGCCTTCATTGGCAAGCCATCCTCAGACCATAGGTTGTGATGGTGGTTTCCAACCATTCTTTTATTCGTTAAACCCAAACCCTAACATCTTAGTTGGAGCCGTTGTCGGAGGTCCAAACCAGAACGATGGGTTCCCAGATGACCGCAGTGATTACAATCACTCTGAGCCTGCAACGTACATAAATGGCGCTATTGTAGGACCCTTGGCATACTTTGCAGGGAGCTTATAA
- the LOC126621509 gene encoding endoglucanase 3-like isoform X2, which yields MAKRLPLTLFISVVVILGSSISSSVQIQAVGNPNYREALAKSILFFQGQRSGRLPAGAAQQITWRFNSGLSDGRLANVDLTGGYYDAGDNVKFNFPMAFTTTMLSWGALEYGKRIGLQLPEARAAIRWATDYLLKCARQTPGKLYVGVGDPNVDHKCWERPEDMDTLRTVYSVSPSNPGSDVAGETAAALAAASLVFRKVDPKYSKLLLNTAKNVMQFAIQYRGAYSDSLGSAVCPFYCSYSGYKDELLWGAAWLFRASNELYYYNFMKSLGASDSTDIFSWDNKFAGAYVLLSRRALLNNDKNFEPYKQQAEQFMCRILPNSPSSSTQYTQGGLIYKLPGSNLQYVTSITFLLTTYSKYMAVRKLTFNCGTLVVTPKTLRNLAKQQGLIFIEIFRWTTF from the exons ATGGCAAAGAGATTACCACTAACCCTCTTCATCTCTGTCGTTGTAATATTGGGCAGTAGTATTAGTAGTAGTGTCCAAATCCAAGCTGTAGGCAACCCTAATTACAGAGAGGCCCTGGCAAAGTCCATACTCTTCTTTCAGGGACAAAGGTCAGGGAGACTCCCCGCCGGTGCTGCCCAACAAATCACATGGAGGTTCAATTCTGGGCTTTCCGATGGTCGTCTGGCAAAT GTGGACTTAACTGGAGGATACTATGACGCTGGAGACAATGTCAAGTTCAACTTCCCAATGGCATTCACCACCACAATGCTGTCATGGGGAGCACTTGAATATGGCAAGCGCATTGGCCTCCAGTTACCAGAAGCCCGGGCAGCGATACGGTGGGCCACGGATTATCTTCTAAAGTGTGCTAGGCAAACGCCCGGTAAACTCTATGTTGGGGTCGGTGATCCAAATGTGGACCATAAATGTTGGGAGAGGCCAGAAGACATGGACACGCTTAGAACCGTGTACTCAGTCTCACCAAGCAACCCGGGCTCGGACGTTGCTGGAGAGACAGCCGCTGCATTAGCGGCTGCTTCTTTAGTTTTCCGGAAGGTTGATCCGAAATACTCAAAGTTGCTGTTGAACACGGCCAAGAATGTGATGCAGTTTGCAATTCAGTACCGAGGGGCATACAGTGATTCACTTGGATCTGCAGTCTGCCCATTTTATTGCTCATATTCTGGATATAAG GATGAGCTGCTGTGGGGAGCTGCATGGCTTTTTAGAGCAAGTAATGAACTTTATTATTACAATTTTATGAAATCCTTGGGAGCTAGTGATTCAACAGACATTTTCAGCTGGGACAACAAATTTGCTGGTGCTTATGTTTTATTATCAAGG AGGGCACTGTTGAACAACGACAAAAACTTTGAGCCATATAAACAACAAGCAGAGCAATTTATGTGCCGGATTTTGCCTAACTCACCCTCTTCAAGTACTCAATATACACAAG GAGGGCTCATATATAAGCTGCCTGGAAGTAACCTCCAATATGTGACCTCAATAACATTCTTGCTTACTACCTATTCCAAGTACATGGCTGTTAGAAAGCTCACATTCAACTGTGGTACCCTCGTTGTCACTCCGAAGACCTTAAGAAACCTTGCAAAACAACAG GGGCtgatttttattgaaatttttaggTGGACTACATTTTAG
- the LOC126621501 gene encoding SCY1-like protein 2 A isoform X1 yields MSLNMKTLTQALAKTAAVIEKTVQTTVQEVAGPKPLQDHELFDQIGSAGPGLVWKLYSAKAARESTRAHQYPTVCVWVLDKKALSEARMRAGLPKAAEDGFLEIIRADAARLVRLRHPGVVHVVQALDENKNAMAMVTEPLFASVANALGNVENVAKVPKELKGMEMGILEVKHGLLQIAESLDFLHNNARLIHRAISPENVFITSSGAWKLGGFGFAISTDQASGNMANVQAFHYAEYDVEDSVLPLQPSLNYTAPELARSKASSAGCSSDIFSFGCLAYHLIAHKPLLDCHNNVKMYMNTLSYLSSEAFSPIPPELVPDLQRMLSTNEAFRPTSMDFTGSPFFRDDTRLRALRFLDHMLERDNMQKSEFLKALSDMWKDFDSRVLRYKVLPPLCAELRNLVMQPMILPMVLTIAESQDKNDFELSTLPALVPVLSTAVGDTLLLLLKHAELIINKTMQDHLISHVLPMIVRAYGDGDARIQEEVLRKSSFLAKKIDVQLVKQAILPRVHGLALKTTVAAVRVNALLCLGDLIPTLDKHAILDILQTIQRCTAVDRSAPTLMCTLGVSNSILKQHGVEFVAEHVLPLLIPLLTAQQLNVQQFAKYMLFVKDILRKIEEKRGVTVTDSGIPEVKPSPSVNGLHSQVPSKISGNVATAANSGPAWDEDWGPIKKQPSNSLQISTNSITSTYPTPGNEPIQVTSSQPNSLLRTTVTSQQTPVSCPPVDIEWPPQASSGVTPVADTEKQLNAGASSSSSFDDVDPFVNWPPRPSGQVSGMGPSNNGTIEPPRNKLSSGSNSMNLYSDSNDSWAFVTGRSVEQIGLGQGNATPITGGLGSSGFNPPSSIGFMKQNQPISASNAYTDERSADLGSIFASGNNAQTAPRLAPPPSTAVGRGRGRGKGASSVSRSSHAKSATEQPPLLDLL; encoded by the exons ATGTCTCTCAATATGAAAACCCTAACACAAGCCCTCGCCAAGACCGCTGCGGTCATCGAAAAAACCGTACAGACCACGGTCCAGGAGGTCGCCGGACCCAAGCCTCTTCAGGACCACGAGCTCTTCGACCAGATCGGGTCCGCCGGACCGGGCCTGGTCTGGAAGCTCTATTCGGCCAAGGCGGCTCGTGAGTCTACGCGCGCGCACCAGTACCCCACCGTCTGCGTCTGGGTTTTGGATAAGAAGGCTCTGTCGGAGGCGCGCATGCGCGCCGGATTGCCCAAGGCGGCGGAAGATGGGTTTTTGGAGATCATTCGAGCTGATGCGGCGAGGCTGGTGAGGCTGAGGCACCCCGGGGTGGTGCACGTGGTGCAGGCTCTGGATGAGAACAAGAATGCCATGGCAATGGTGACGGAGCCGTTGTTTGCGTCTGTGGCAAATGCGCTTGGGAATGTGGAGAATGTGGCTAAGGTGCCCAAGGAGCTTAAAGGAATG GAAATGGGTATATTGGAGGTGAAGCATGGTTTGCTCCAGATAGCAGAATCCTTAGACTTTCTTCATAACAATGCGCGTCTCATTCATCGGGCCATATCACCTGAG AATGTCTTTATTACATCAAGTGGAGCTTGGAAGCTTGGTGGATTTGGTTTTGCAATCTCAACAGATCAAGCCTCAGGAAATATGGCTAATGTTCAGGCATTCCATTATGCT GAATATGATGTTGAGGACTCTGTGCTGCCCCTTCAGCCATCACTGAACTACACTGCTCCTGAACTTGCTAGGAGCAAAGCATCCTCAGCTGGATGTTCTTCTGATATTTTCAGTTTTGGTTGTCTTGCCTACCACTTGATTGCTCACAAGCCTTTGCTTGACTGCCACAACAATGTCAAGATG TATATGAATACCTTAAGCTACTTATCCAGTGAAGCTTTTTCCCCTATTCCTCCAGAGTTAGTTCCTGACTTGCAAAGGATGCTTTCTACGAATGAGGCTTTCAGGCCAACATCAATGGATTTTACAG GTTCTCCATTTTTCCGGGATGACACTAGGTTGCGTGCTCTTCGCTTTCTCGACcacatgctt gaaaGAGATAACATGCAGAAGTCCGAATTCCTGAAAGCATTATCTGATATGTGGAAAGATTTCGATTCTCGTGTATTGCGATATAag GTACTGCCGCCGCTTTGTGCAGAACTTAGGAATTTGGTTATGCAACCAATGATTCTGCCCATGGTTCTCACGATTGCAGAGTCTCAG GATAAGAATGACTTTGAGTTATCAACATTGCCAGCCCTTGTTCCTGTCCTGAGCACCGCTGTGGGTGACACATTATTGTTGCTTTTGAAGCATGCAGAACTTATTATCAACAAG ACTATGCAAGATCACTTGATATCACATGTCCTGCCCATGATTGTTCGAGCATATGGTGATGGCGATGCTCGCATACAGGAGGAGGTTTTGAGGAAGTCTTCTTTCCTTGCCAAAAAAATTGATGTTCAG CTAGTGAAACAAGCTATTCTGCCTCGTGTTCATGGCTTAGCTCTTAAGACAACTGTTGCCGCG GTGAGAGTCAATGCTTTGCTTTGTCTAGGAGATTTGATTCCTACACTCGATAAGCATGCTATTTTGGATATTCTGCAAACAATTCAGCGTTGTACAGCAGTTGACCGCTCTGCTCCTACCCTTATGTGTACTCTTGGGGTGTCAAACTCAATTCTTAAGCAG CATGGGGTAGAATTTGTTGCAGAGCATGTCCTCCCGCTGCTCATACCTCTTCTTACTGCCCAGCAATTAAATGTTCAGCAGTTTGCCAAATATATGCTCTTTGTCAAGGATATTCTGAG GAAGATAGAGGAAAAACGGGGAGTTACTGTGACGGATTCTGGAATTCCAGAGGTAAAACCATCTCCATCTGTCAACGGACTCCACTCCCAAGTCCCAAGCAAAATAAGCGGAAATGTTGCCACCGCTGCAAACAGCGGTCCAGCATGGGATGAAGATTGGGGTCCTATAAAAAAGCAGCCCTCCAATTCCCTCCAAATTTCTACAAATTCCATTACCTCCACTTATCCCACTCCGGGTAATGAACCAATTCAAGTAACTTCTTCACAGCCAAATTCCTTGTTGCGAACTACAGTAACTAGTCAGCAAACACCCGTATCATGTCCCCCAGTTGATATAGAGTGGCCTCCTCAGGCGTCTTCTGGAGTTACCCCAGTTGCTGATACTGAGAAGCAATTAAATGCAGGAGCATCATCCAGTTCCAGTTTTGATGACGTTGATCCCTTTGTTAACTGGCCCCCACGGCCTAGTGGCCAAGTAAGTGGAATGGGCCCTTCTAACAATGGTACGATAGAGCCTCCCAGAAACAAACTGTCCAGTGGATCAAACAGTATGAACCTCTACAGCGATAGCAATGATAGTTGGGCCTTTGTTACTGGAAGGTCTGTTGAGCAAATAGGACTTGGTCAAGGCAATGCAACTCCGATTACTGGTGGTTTGGGTAGCTCAGGTTTTAACCCCCCGAGTTCTATTGGATTTATGAAACAGAATCAACCGATATCAGCTTCAAATGCTTACACAGATGAAAGATCAGCTGATCTTGGGTCCATATTTGCTTCTGGAAATAATGCGCAGACAGCACCAAGACTTGCTCCTCCCCCATCAACTGCTGTAGGTCGAGGAAGAGGTAGAGGGAAGGGTGCTAGTTCAGTGTCACGCTCCAGCCATGCCAAATCGGCAACTGAACAGCCACCCCTTTTGGATCTGCTATAA
- the LOC126621501 gene encoding SCY1-like protein 2 A isoform X2 yields MGILEVKHGLLQIAESLDFLHNNARLIHRAISPENVFITSSGAWKLGGFGFAISTDQASGNMANVQAFHYAEYDVEDSVLPLQPSLNYTAPELARSKASSAGCSSDIFSFGCLAYHLIAHKPLLDCHNNVKMYMNTLSYLSSEAFSPIPPELVPDLQRMLSTNEAFRPTSMDFTGSPFFRDDTRLRALRFLDHMLERDNMQKSEFLKALSDMWKDFDSRVLRYKVLPPLCAELRNLVMQPMILPMVLTIAESQDKNDFELSTLPALVPVLSTAVGDTLLLLLKHAELIINKTMQDHLISHVLPMIVRAYGDGDARIQEEVLRKSSFLAKKIDVQLVKQAILPRVHGLALKTTVAAVRVNALLCLGDLIPTLDKHAILDILQTIQRCTAVDRSAPTLMCTLGVSNSILKQHGVEFVAEHVLPLLIPLLTAQQLNVQQFAKYMLFVKDILRKIEEKRGVTVTDSGIPEVKPSPSVNGLHSQVPSKISGNVATAANSGPAWDEDWGPIKKQPSNSLQISTNSITSTYPTPGNEPIQVTSSQPNSLLRTTVTSQQTPVSCPPVDIEWPPQASSGVTPVADTEKQLNAGASSSSSFDDVDPFVNWPPRPSGQVSGMGPSNNGTIEPPRNKLSSGSNSMNLYSDSNDSWAFVTGRSVEQIGLGQGNATPITGGLGSSGFNPPSSIGFMKQNQPISASNAYTDERSADLGSIFASGNNAQTAPRLAPPPSTAVGRGRGRGKGASSVSRSSHAKSATEQPPLLDLL; encoded by the exons ATGGGTATATTGGAGGTGAAGCATGGTTTGCTCCAGATAGCAGAATCCTTAGACTTTCTTCATAACAATGCGCGTCTCATTCATCGGGCCATATCACCTGAG AATGTCTTTATTACATCAAGTGGAGCTTGGAAGCTTGGTGGATTTGGTTTTGCAATCTCAACAGATCAAGCCTCAGGAAATATGGCTAATGTTCAGGCATTCCATTATGCT GAATATGATGTTGAGGACTCTGTGCTGCCCCTTCAGCCATCACTGAACTACACTGCTCCTGAACTTGCTAGGAGCAAAGCATCCTCAGCTGGATGTTCTTCTGATATTTTCAGTTTTGGTTGTCTTGCCTACCACTTGATTGCTCACAAGCCTTTGCTTGACTGCCACAACAATGTCAAGATG TATATGAATACCTTAAGCTACTTATCCAGTGAAGCTTTTTCCCCTATTCCTCCAGAGTTAGTTCCTGACTTGCAAAGGATGCTTTCTACGAATGAGGCTTTCAGGCCAACATCAATGGATTTTACAG GTTCTCCATTTTTCCGGGATGACACTAGGTTGCGTGCTCTTCGCTTTCTCGACcacatgctt gaaaGAGATAACATGCAGAAGTCCGAATTCCTGAAAGCATTATCTGATATGTGGAAAGATTTCGATTCTCGTGTATTGCGATATAag GTACTGCCGCCGCTTTGTGCAGAACTTAGGAATTTGGTTATGCAACCAATGATTCTGCCCATGGTTCTCACGATTGCAGAGTCTCAG GATAAGAATGACTTTGAGTTATCAACATTGCCAGCCCTTGTTCCTGTCCTGAGCACCGCTGTGGGTGACACATTATTGTTGCTTTTGAAGCATGCAGAACTTATTATCAACAAG ACTATGCAAGATCACTTGATATCACATGTCCTGCCCATGATTGTTCGAGCATATGGTGATGGCGATGCTCGCATACAGGAGGAGGTTTTGAGGAAGTCTTCTTTCCTTGCCAAAAAAATTGATGTTCAG CTAGTGAAACAAGCTATTCTGCCTCGTGTTCATGGCTTAGCTCTTAAGACAACTGTTGCCGCG GTGAGAGTCAATGCTTTGCTTTGTCTAGGAGATTTGATTCCTACACTCGATAAGCATGCTATTTTGGATATTCTGCAAACAATTCAGCGTTGTACAGCAGTTGACCGCTCTGCTCCTACCCTTATGTGTACTCTTGGGGTGTCAAACTCAATTCTTAAGCAG CATGGGGTAGAATTTGTTGCAGAGCATGTCCTCCCGCTGCTCATACCTCTTCTTACTGCCCAGCAATTAAATGTTCAGCAGTTTGCCAAATATATGCTCTTTGTCAAGGATATTCTGAG GAAGATAGAGGAAAAACGGGGAGTTACTGTGACGGATTCTGGAATTCCAGAGGTAAAACCATCTCCATCTGTCAACGGACTCCACTCCCAAGTCCCAAGCAAAATAAGCGGAAATGTTGCCACCGCTGCAAACAGCGGTCCAGCATGGGATGAAGATTGGGGTCCTATAAAAAAGCAGCCCTCCAATTCCCTCCAAATTTCTACAAATTCCATTACCTCCACTTATCCCACTCCGGGTAATGAACCAATTCAAGTAACTTCTTCACAGCCAAATTCCTTGTTGCGAACTACAGTAACTAGTCAGCAAACACCCGTATCATGTCCCCCAGTTGATATAGAGTGGCCTCCTCAGGCGTCTTCTGGAGTTACCCCAGTTGCTGATACTGAGAAGCAATTAAATGCAGGAGCATCATCCAGTTCCAGTTTTGATGACGTTGATCCCTTTGTTAACTGGCCCCCACGGCCTAGTGGCCAAGTAAGTGGAATGGGCCCTTCTAACAATGGTACGATAGAGCCTCCCAGAAACAAACTGTCCAGTGGATCAAACAGTATGAACCTCTACAGCGATAGCAATGATAGTTGGGCCTTTGTTACTGGAAGGTCTGTTGAGCAAATAGGACTTGGTCAAGGCAATGCAACTCCGATTACTGGTGGTTTGGGTAGCTCAGGTTTTAACCCCCCGAGTTCTATTGGATTTATGAAACAGAATCAACCGATATCAGCTTCAAATGCTTACACAGATGAAAGATCAGCTGATCTTGGGTCCATATTTGCTTCTGGAAATAATGCGCAGACAGCACCAAGACTTGCTCCTCCCCCATCAACTGCTGTAGGTCGAGGAAGAGGTAGAGGGAAGGGTGCTAGTTCAGTGTCACGCTCCAGCCATGCCAAATCGGCAACTGAACAGCCACCCCTTTTGGATCTGCTATAA
- the LOC126621522 gene encoding uncharacterized protein LOC126621522 — protein sequence MSGPSDRRFDLNLVEEAAPPSPDNIWRPSFVSPTGPLTVGDSVMKNDMTAAVVARNLLTPKDNRLLSKRSDELAVKDSLALSVQCAGSVSNMAQRLFARTRQVESLAAEVMSLKQEIRGLKHENKQLHRLAHDYATNMKRKLDQMKETDGQVLLDHQRFVGLFQRHLLPSSSGAVPRNEAPNDQPLMPPPSRVLSSTEAPNDPPPVPSLSEALPTAETSPKQPL from the coding sequence atgtctggcccctccgaccgtcgttttgacttgaaccttgttgaagaggcagccccgccttctccagacaacatatggcgtccatccttcgtctcccccactggtcctcttaccgttggggattccgtgatgaagaatgatatgaccgctgcggtggtggccaggaaccttctcactcccaaagataacagactactttccaaacggtctgatgagttagctgttaaggattcgctggctctcagtgttcagtgtgcaggttctgtgtctaatatggcccaacgcctatttgctcgaacccgccaagttgaatcattggcggctgaagtgatgagtctcaaacaggagattagagggctcaagcatgagaataaacagttgcaccggctcgcacatgactatgctacaaacatgaagaggaagcttgaccagatgaaggaaactgatggtcaggttttacttgatcatcagagatttgtgggtttgttccaaaggcatttattgccttcgtcttctggggctgtaccgcgtaatgaagctccaaatgatcaacctctgatgcctcctccttctagggttctgtccagtactgaggctccaaatgatccccctccggtgccttctctttctgaggctctaccgactgctgagacttctcctaagcaacctttgtga
- the LOC126621507 gene encoding leucine-rich repeat protein FLOR 1-like, translated as MKNLPLLFLAILTFSCLNPVSAACHVDDEAGLLAFKSAITADPSNKLSSWIKGTDCCTWAGTNCLNNRVTSLSLSGQPDKPSTYLSGQISPSLSKLKFLNGIYLQNLNLSGPFPDLLFGLPDLKYVYIEHNKLSGRIPNTIGNLTQLEALSFYYNRFTGPIPSSISKLTRLTQLNLGGNILTGSIPSGIQNLKNLTLFNLEQNGLSGPIPDFFTSFPELRVLRLSGNYFTGKIPASISALAPKLAYLELGHNALTGQIPDFLGNFKALDTLNLSSNKLSGVVPQKFANLTKIFNLDLSRNYLTDPFPELNVRGIESLDLSYNSFHLKQIPKWVTSSPIIYSLKLAKCGIKLKLDDWKPAETYFYDYIDLSENEISGSPVGLLNRTDFLVGFWASGNKLKFDLEKLRIVKTLKYLDLSRNLVFGKVPSGVSGLERLNVSHNHLCGPLPATKFGASAFLGNDCLCGAPLDLCK; from the coding sequence ATGAAAAACCTCCCCCTCCTCTTCCTTGCTATCCTCACCTTCAGTTGCCTGAACCCCGTTTCCGCAGCCTGCCACGTCGACGACGAAGCGGGTCTGCTTGCCTTCAAATCGGCCATCACAGCCGACCCATCTAACAAGCTAAGCTCATGGATAAAGGGTACAGACTGCTGCACATGGGCGGGTACAAACTGCCTCAACAACCGGGTCACCAGCCTCTCCCTCTCGGGTCAACCCGACAAGCCCAGTACTTACTTATCCGGTCAAATCTCGCCCTCCCTCTCCAAACTCAAATTCTTGAACggcatctatctccaaaaccttAACCTCTCGGGTCCCTTCCCGGATCTCCTATTCGGACTACCCGACCTCAAATACGTCTACATTGAACACAACAAGCTCTCGGGTCGAATACCCAACACTATCGGCAACTTAACCCAACTCGAAGCACTCAGCTTTTACTACAACCGGTTCACCGGTCCAATTCCGAGTTCAATCTCCAAGCTGACCCGGCTCACCCAGCTCAACCTTGGCGGCAACATCTTAACCGGTTCGATCCCATCCGGCATTCAAAACCTCAAGAACCTCACCCTCTTCAACCTCGAGCAAAACGGGTTGTCGGGTCCCATCCCCGATTTCTTCACATCGTTTCCGGAGCTCCGAGTCCTCAGACTCTCCGGCAACTACTTTACCGGGAAAATCCCAGCTTCAATTTCCGCTTTGGCGCCAAAACTGGCCTACCTGGAGCTCGGCCACAACGCCCTGACCGGCCAAATCCCTGATTTTCTCGGCAATTTCAAGGCCCTCGACACCCTCAACCTCTCTAGCAACAAATTATCCGGCGTCGTGCCTCAGAAGTTCGCGAATCTGACCAAGATCTTCAACCTCGATCTTTCTCGTAATTACCTCACCGACCCGTTTCCGGAACTGAACGTGAGAGGCATCGAGTCCCTGGATTTGTCGTACAACAGCTTCCATCTGAAGCAAATTCCAAAATGGGTGACGTCGTCGCCGATCATCTACTCTCTGAAGCTCGCAAAGTGTGGGATCAAGTTGAAATTGGACGACTGGAAGCCGGCGGAGACGTATTTCTACGATTACATCGATTTATCAGAGAACGAGATTTCGGGGAGTCCAGTCGGGCTGCTGAACAGGACCGATTTCTTGGTGGGGTTTTGGGCTTCTGGGAATAAGTTGAAGTTTGATTTGGAGAAGTTGAGGATTGTGAAGACGTTGAAGTATTTGGACTTGTCGAGGAATTTGGTTTTCGGGAAGGTGCCGAGTGGAGTTTCAGGGCTGGAGAGACTGAACGTCAGCCACAATCATCTTTGCGGACCGCTTCCGGCCACCAAGTTTGGTGCTTCGGCGTTTCTGGGGAATGATTGTCTCTGTGGTGCTCCACTAGATCTCTGCAAGTAA